In Trifolium pratense cultivar HEN17-A07 linkage group LG7, ARS_RC_1.1, whole genome shotgun sequence, a genomic segment contains:
- the LOC123895891 gene encoding cysteine proteinase inhibitor 5-like, which yields MPMSINTNTFCEASKDNICELSIMNLRYVVLLIFVLLASTTVRNQATLGVWNPIKNINDPYVTEIANYAVDEHDKRTGLNLKLEKVISGETKIVDGIIYCLNITATDNSASSKYNIAVLDKLSQHFRNLTSFVPISD from the coding sequence ATGCCAATGTCAATCAACACCAACACATTTTGTGAAGCTTCAAAAGATAACATTTGTGAGTTGAGCATCATGAATCTTCGATATGTTGTGCTTCTTATTTTTGTTCTCTTGGCCTCTACGACTGTGAGAAATCAAGCTACCTTGGGGGTTTGGAATCCTATCAAAAATATTAACGATCCATATGTGACCGAAATCGCTAACTACGCTGTTGACGAGCATGACAAACGAACTGGTTTGAACCTAAAGTTGGAGAAAGTCATCAGCGGTGAGACAAAGATTGTTGATGGGATAATCTATTGCCTCAACATTACAGCTACCGACAATTCTGCTTCTAGCAAATATAATATTGCTGTGTTGGATAAGTTATCACAACACTTTAGGAACCTGACTTCCTTTGTGCCTATTAGtgattaa